The proteins below are encoded in one region of Oncorhynchus masou masou isolate Uvic2021 chromosome 15, UVic_Omas_1.1, whole genome shotgun sequence:
- the LOC135555329 gene encoding RUS family member 1-like encodes METLNEARLAIVLHQYLRDGRVLGPVEANHKEPVFLEFRRTMPIKLGVRLGELVYTSEDLNLAMKNNHKPFLIGVKCDHWELVHESHKLMDQIFQPFLKGVTCQDAPDWGHALQGECEE; translated from the exons ATGGAGACACTCAACGAAGCTCGGCTTGCTATTGTGCTCCACCAATACCTGAGAGATGGACGGGTCCTCGGTCCAGTAGAGGCCAATCATAAAGAGCCTGTATTCTTGG agTTCAGGAGGACCATGCCAATCAAACTGGGAGTGAGGCTAGGGGAACTTGTTTATAC GTCAGAAGACCTTAATTTGGCCATGAAAAACAACCACAAGCCCTTCCTTATCGGAGTCAAATGTG ATCATTGGGAGCTGGTGCATGAGAGTCATAAACTTATGGACCAAATCTTTCAGCCATTCCTCAAAG gggtcaCATGTCAGGATGCACCGGACtggggacacgcacttcagggagagtgtgaggagtag